In the genome of Lactuca sativa cultivar Salinas chromosome 3, Lsat_Salinas_v11, whole genome shotgun sequence, the window TGTTTTCTTGATCAGTGGAATAATGCTCCCGTGTCACAGAAGTGTTATGTGCAAATGGGTTTTATGTGGCGACAAACAACAATCAGGTATGGATGACTTTGGACCTGACCAAGGTGATGGTCATGGTTACGGGAAAAGTTGGGATGATTCGGGAAGACGATGATTCAGCGTTGTTGTGAGTGAATGGTGTGAACAATTGATTAAGGGGGTGATTGTTGGGTTAGTCGGTTTGTTCGCAGATTATATGGGTCACGGGCCAACGGGTATGCAATTGAATATGTCACTTGGGTCAAGTATTTCTTGATGCACAATGTGAATAAGGAAGTGTAAGTTGAGGTGAATTGACTAATTGAGTTTAAAATAGACAAAACTgtataaatggtccctgtggttagctgaaaattgctactttggtccaaaaaggtgtggactagcaccagaggtccaaactGTTCATTTTGTTGCGAATTTGGTCCAGTTTTCTATTAACTTTTTcataatgactattttacccttatttttttttcctttttcagttttattgttatttaaatacattttttgattaaaagaaaaaataaaaaagaaaatttaaattttctattttatttttataattttttataacaaaataaaaaaaatctctctctctctctctctctctctctctctctctctgttaaACACACAAACCCACATTCTCTCTCAATCCTAATCCATGAAATCCTCCCGATTCCAATAACCAGTACCTAAATCCTCCCACAAACCTTCATTCAATTCTTGACTGTGCTTGATCACATCTTCCACCGGATCGATTATCAACTCGGTTTCAGGCCTTGGAATCAGAATACCTTCTTCGACACTTAGAACCAAATCCTCCGATGGTCACATCCTGTAATATACTGAAACAATTTTCTCTTTTCAATCATTTGCTTCCATAAAGAGTAAACATCACCCAAATAAGCTCTTAATTACCACCGAGCCACAATAGTACACACAAATCcagatatacatacaaataaaggGTTCATAAATCAAACAATGGTGCAAAATTATGgttcaaataaataaaacaatagTTCAACATATTCACGGTGAGGGGCATAATGGTAACCTGATGAAGCTTCTTAAAGATTTGAGTATCGATATCTCCAATTTGAACTTCAAACTGATCTTCATGACTCACTTCGAATAGAGAAAGAAGCTTTCTACTCTGCAATCCAAGGTTTGTGTGTAGAGGTGGAAGTCGATCTGAGTTGATCTGCCGGTAAGAGGAAAAGGGGCGAAGCCTATCGGTGGGCAGATGGTAGATCGGATGGAGATACGACAGGGATAACCGATTTGGATGGATCGGTGTCGAACAATTACTCTGTCCATTGACTACGTTTTCGACTCTTCAAATTCAAGCAAACttaaccctaaaatcgattacaTTTGAGGGAAGAAGAACAAAGATCGGGAATCTATAGGTTGGGTGGATTGATCGTAATATCGTTCTAGGGCACATCGACTTTCATATCTGAGAAATACCTTTTCAATTTGGAATGGATTATAGatctggagagagagagagagagagagagagagagatttcatttttatttttttattttttttttaaatctgaaaATCAGATTTACAATTAATAAAAAAGAGAAAATAAAATTAACATGGGCAAATCCGTCATTTTGAAAAAATTCAGAACAGATTGGaccaaacaagcaacaaaatgaaaactttggacccgtggtgctagtccaaacttttttaGACGAAAGTGACAATTTTgagcaaaccatagggaccatttgtgcagtttagtctttAAAATACTTTAAAAAAGGTTTTTTTAGATGAGAAGTGTTAAAAAAAAATGTGACAATTTAGAAAGAGTAGAAGTTAAAAGGGTAAAATTGAAAATACAAAATTGGATCTATCAATCCATTAACTTTTGATTTGAAAAAGTTAAATGTATTGAAGATTACCGGACAATGATTGATTGTTAGGTTTTTCATCATATTTATAGAATGAACAactgttttattaaaaaatataaaattaaattccTTCCACAAACATTTCAACGGTTAGATTCGATATTAATcattaaatcattttttttttttttttttgctaaactCTTCTTCAAGTGACTATATTGCATCGTTTGTTGATGCTCTAGTACAACTTGTGTTTCGAAATCTTATAAAGTTATATCACTCACAAGTCACAAGTAACAAGTCACAAGTGAAAACAATAATAAAACCATCTTTAAGATTGGATTCTCTAACAGGCTCTTGAAAGTGCTGTTGAATGTAAGACATGGCTAATCAAATTTTCAATTAAGTTTTCTAAAATCTACTTAACTAATTTTGCATTACATAATAAAGAAACGAGTAAACTAATTATTCATAGCCAAAGGGCTCCTGCTTTCTTCAGAAGTGGCACCAGTGTCCCATTGATATGCGCAGCCATCACTCTATCCATCGTCCCCACTAGTTTCCCGCCGATAAACACCACCGGAACCGCCGTGGAGTTTCCCAGAAGTCTCACCAGAGCCTTCTCTATCTCTCTCCCTCTGATGGGATCCTCATCGAGCTCGTAGACAGTCGGGTTCACACCCATCCCGGAGAAGAGGCTCTTCACAGCGTAGCACATACAGCAGGTGCTCAGACTGAATATTACCACCGCACTTTGTGACGCCAGCTTTGCCACCCTCTCTAATGGATCAAATGCCACCGTGGGGTGGTGCCTTACAGCCATGTAGTTGCAGTAATAACCGGTGGTGGGGGTACTCCTCCATGACTCCGCTGCAGCTGCTGCTTGATATTGCATTGTGTTTCTTTAATGAGTTGAAGTCGTGATGAGTGAATAATGACGATGATGTGATAGTCGATCGGTATTAATGGCGAAAAGGTGGAGAGTTTGATATGAATACGATGAAGGTGGAGATGGTGGTGAACGGCGAATGTGGTGGTGGTTATATAGGGATTGACTTTACCTGTTGGTAAAGAGTAAGAGGGTGAGGGGGGACATAAATCTCATATCCCCATAAAAGTATCCAaaataattatatgtttaataTGCAACTGCTTATTCTGATTTACAACATATTTTCCATGTTGATTAGAGAAAAAATATTATTCAATTTTAAGAATACAAGTTTGAcaataacattttaaataaaaatatacctGTTTCTGGTAGAAAAATAATAAACTAAAGTCAAAGTTATTAACAGAAAAAAGCTACtgatttatttgtattttttttataaatttgattGTAACATATTATGCATTCATTTCATTGTTATTTTCTAAGTTCAGATTGTGATTTTTAAGATGATTATAGTTCAAAGTCAGCCATATCATTTATTTTTAATCAGTAATGTATTTTATTAACGTTACATTTACGTATCTATCATTATATTTTtgtaattattaaaattttatctTATACAATAATCTTGTAGCAACACTTACAGATAAATACTAACTATAAACTAAACCCATTTTAAAGATTTCAGTGGAATATTTCTAATGATTTACTCGGTATAATTTGAGAAGATGCATCATATCACTCCAAAACTTACACTAGATTCCAATATTTTAGTAGGAGATGATTTTTACATCACAACATCAAATTTGATGTTTTCATGTATACACCCGAGTGActaagatttttatttatttatttatttattttattattattatttgtagaaAAAGGTTAAAAATAGAAATaactaggggtattttgggggttctAGGAATGGGACAAGACAACATAATTATAGGGAGTAGGAGTATATGAAAATTAACAAATTAATGTTTGATTGTATGATAACAAGGAGGCAAAATAGCTTAGACTGTATAAAGTTGGTGCTACGTTGCTTTCTCATGTCTAATTTAAACATgtacaaacacacacatacacatatatatacatacacatatgacaaatatatatatatatatatatatatatatatatatatatatatatatatatatatatatatatatatatatatatatatatatatatatatatataataacatatacACAGGCTGCAGGTGGCTGCGTATGTCCTTGTTGTCGGAGGTCTACCTTTTATCTTTATGTGTACTATTTTCATGCCAAACGTGCAGCAACCACATGCCAACGTATACAACTTCAATGTCTATCCTTTTTTCATGCTCATACATGATACAacattattaatatttttattataatttctcATGATACATACATAACCTAGAAGAATCTAATGATTTACGGGCACATGTATATGCTGAGAATATGATAAAGAAAAGAAGTGTATAATTTGATTAATTTGACGAGACGAAGGGATAGTAAAAAGTGTGGATTGTGTGGCAGATGATATACTCTGCAGCAGGGTGTGTATACCTAAAGCAAAGACATGTGTGCAGTGCaggcatatatatatatggaagggcGGGTTGCGCGTGGTGGTCTTTCACGACCAACAGGCGGCGGAGATGCACTCCTGCCCGGTCACCACCCCTCCTCCTTTTCTGGATCCTTTCCTTTTATCTTGGTTTTCTTTTCCAAAACACACAACCAAATTAAGCGCAACTTATATTCTTCTAATATCCATaacttttactttattttatattatattattatattatgtatacatatatataagattagacgtgaattataaatattttatgattgtatttaaaaaaaataaaagacttATGATGGTAAAtttagaaaatagaaaaaaaaaaaaaaaaaaggttatcaTGAGTTATGGCAAGATGGTAAACtttaaaaaagaaattattaaatTTTCTAAACCGAAACGAATTATAAGGATATTATTAACGTT includes:
- the LOC111912300 gene encoding glutaredoxin-C1; the encoded protein is MQYQAAAAAESWRSTPTTGYYCNYMAVRHHPTVAFDPLERVAKLASQSAVVIFSLSTCCMCYAVKSLFSGMGVNPTVYELDEDPIRGREIEKALVRLLGNSTAVPVVFIGGKLVGTMDRVMAAHINGTLVPLLKKAGALWL